In one Mycobacterium heckeshornense genomic region, the following are encoded:
- a CDS encoding MBL fold metallo-hydrolase — translation MPVVNDNYTGHVDPGTAARRTLPGATIVKASVGPMDNNAYLVTCSESGETLLIDAANDADVLVDLVRRYAPKVSLIVTSHQHWDHWQALHALAEATGAPTAAHEIDAGPLPVKPDRLLAHGDTVQIGKLNFDVLHLRGHTPGSIALALDGPATGNVTQLFTGDCLFPGGVGKTWKPGDFAQLLDDVITRVFDRFADDTVVYPGHGDDTTLGAERPHLAEWRERGW, via the coding sequence ATGCCTGTAGTCAACGACAACTACACCGGCCACGTTGATCCGGGCACCGCGGCGCGGCGCACCTTGCCGGGCGCGACGATCGTCAAGGCATCAGTGGGCCCGATGGACAACAACGCCTACCTGGTGACATGTTCCGAGTCCGGCGAGACGCTGCTGATCGACGCGGCCAACGACGCCGACGTCCTAGTCGACTTGGTGCGGCGCTATGCCCCCAAGGTGTCGCTGATCGTCACCAGCCACCAGCACTGGGATCACTGGCAAGCGCTGCACGCACTCGCCGAGGCCACCGGCGCGCCGACCGCGGCACACGAAATCGACGCCGGCCCCCTGCCGGTCAAGCCGGATCGTCTGCTGGCCCACGGCGACACGGTACAGATCGGCAAACTGAACTTCGATGTTCTCCACTTGCGGGGCCATACGCCCGGGTCCATCGCGCTGGCCCTCGACGGGCCCGCGACCGGCAACGTCACGCAGTTGTTCACCGGCGACTGCCTGTTCCCCGGCGGCGTCGGAAAGACTTGGAAGCCCGGTGATTTCGCGCAGCTGCTTGACGACGTGATCACCCGGGTATTCGACCGCTTCGCCGACGACACCGTCGTCTACCCCGGTCACGGCGACGACACCACACTCGGTGCGGAGCGTCCGCATCTGGCCGAGTGGCGCGAGCGCGGCTGGTAG